A genomic segment from Ciona intestinalis chromosome 10, KH, whole genome shotgun sequence encodes:
- the LOC100186816 gene encoding MAPK/MAK/MRK overlapping kinase has product MHKRTKSQSNLTMDSGMQGRLRLDTLSPFSPEYRILGKKGEGTFSEVLKCQHVKDGTYYACKKMKQHYDGVDQVNNLREIQAMRRLNPHANIIGLHEIIYDKKTGTVALICELMDMNIYELIRGRRHYVPEPKVKSFMYQLLKSLDHMHRCGIFHRDVKPENILIKDDVLKLADFGSCRSVYSKQPYTEYISTRWYRAPECLLTDGYYTYRMDLWSVGCVLFEVMSLHPLFPGANEVDQISKIHDVLGTPDASILNKMKHRNRGINFDFPQKKGTGIEKLLPHASQQCIELIYKMCTYDPDERITAKQALRHPYFRDIREAEKRAQEAQQMSRYNEAGSVKGGPGSNAGDVPVWKQNQIQKKRRRQRRLVEQHQTHHQTLGGIGVHGNSTTNAQGALPQLVPVNGTALHGNSTFGGNSKPVFPSTTLPKVHLPHHHQPTTNSLLPGILKANMMQPKALHKPKIKPSEPTKSMYGHYQLPSINRHIYHH; this is encoded by the exons ATGCATA AAAGAACGAAGAGTCAATCAAACTTAACCATGGATAGTGGTATGCAGGGAAGGCTTAGATTGGACACATTATCTCCATTCAGCCCTG AATATCGGATTTTGGGGAAGAAGGGAGAAGGCACATTTTCCGAAGTGCTGAAATGCCAGCATGTGAAAGATGGCACCTATTATGCAtgcaagaaaatgaaacaacatTACGATGG GGTTGATCAAGTAAACAACTTGAGGGAAATCCAAGCAATGCGTCGTCTTAACCCTCATGCAAACATTATTGGACTCCATGAAATTATtta TGACAAGAAAACTGGAACAGTTGCTCTTATATGCGAGCTAATGGATATGAACATATATGAATTAATAAGAG gacgTCGTCATTATGTGCCTGAACCAAAAGTTAAAAGCTTCATGTATCAGCTGCTCAAGTCATTGGATCATATGCACAG ATGTGGAATCTTTCACCGAGACGTAAAACCGGAAAACATTCTAATTAAG gatgatgttttaaaactggcTGACTTCGGATCGTGTAGAAGTGTCTACAGCAAGCAGCCATACACAGAATACATCAGTACGAGGTGGTACCGAGCCCCTGAGTGCTTGCTCACTGATGGGTATTACACGTACCGTATGGACCTATGGAGTGTAGGGTGTGTGCTGTTCGAAGTTATGAG CTTACACCCTTTATTCCCTGGTGCGAATGAGGTTGACCAGATATCTAAGATACATGATGTACTTGGCACCCCTGATGCTTCTATCctgaataaaatgaaaca tcGAAATCGAGGAATCAACTTTGACTTTCCTCAAAAGAAAGGAACAGGAATTGAAAAACTACTTCCCCACGCCTCACAACAATGTATTGAACTTATATACAAGATGTGTACGTATGACCCTGATGAAAGGATAACTGCAAAGCAAGCATTACGACAC CCCTACTTTAGAGATATACG GGAGGCAGAAAAGCGAGCACAAGAAGCTCAACAAATGTCACGATATAACGAAGCTGGTTCAGTTAAAGGAGGACCTGGGTCTAATGCTGGTGATGTTCCTGTCTGGAAACAAAACCAAATACAAAAGAAAAGG AGGCGGCAACGTCGTCTGGTCGAGCAACACCAGACGCACCATCAAACATTAGGCGGCATTGGAGTACACGGTAACTCAACCACCAACGCTCAAGGTGCCCTGCCCCAACTCGTGCCAGTAAACGGGACCGCCCTCCACGGAAATTCGACATTCGGCGGGAATTCAAAGCCCGTTTTCCCGTCAACTACTCTCCCGAAGGTCCATCTTCCGCACCACCATCAGCCTACGACTAACAGTTTGCTACCAGGAATCCTGAAGGCGAATATGATGCAGCCAAAAGCCTTACACAAGCCGAAAATAAAG CCCTCGGAGCCAACCAAGTCGATGTACGGACATTATCAACTGCCGTCTATAAACCGTCACATTTACCACCACTAG